One window of Ailuropoda melanoleuca isolate Jingjing chromosome 3, ASM200744v2, whole genome shotgun sequence genomic DNA carries:
- the LOC100466380 gene encoding protocadherin gamma-A1 isoform X17 has translation MVIRGKQLSRSELFLLCLFLGLSLEAWAGKIRYTVPEETDKAFFVGNIAEDLGLQPQELTERRVRIISRGRTQLFALNPRSGSLVTAGRIDREELCAQSVQCLVSFNILVEDKMKLFPVEVEIIDINDNTPQFKLEEVEFKMNEITTPGTRISLPLGQDLDVGMNSLQNYQLSSNPHFSLDVQQGADGSQHPEMVLQSPLDREEEAVHHLLLTASDGGNPVRSGTLLIHVQVVDANDNPPAFTQAQYHMSIPENVPLGTRLLTVKATDPDEGVNGEVTYSFHNIDHKIAQIFQLDSYTGEISNKEALDFEEYKIYSMEIQAQDGAGLMARAKVLVKVLDINDNAPEVTMTSVTTSVPENFPPGAIIALISVHDQDSGGNGEITCSIPGNLPFKLETLDDNYYHLVTERTLDRELTSRYNITVTATDQGIPALSTETHISLQVTDINDNPPVFPQDSYSTFILENNPRGASLFSATAHDADSNENAQVTYSLVEDTIQGTPLTSYVSINSDTGVLYALRSFDYEQFQDIQLRVMACDRGDPPLSSNVSLSLFVLDQNDNAPEVLYPTLPTDGSTGVELAPRSTEPGYLVTKVVAVDRDSGQNAWLSYRLLKASEPGLFAVGLHTGEVRTARALLDRDALKQSLVVAVRDHGQPPLSATVTLTVAVADSIPDVLADLGSIRTPGDPDDSDLTLYLVVAVAAVSCVFLAFVIVLLALRLRRWHASRLLQASGGGLVGVPASHFVAVDGVRAFLQTYSHEVSLTADSRESHVIFPQPNYVDTLISQESCGKSEPLLITQDLLEDKKETFSQRVHKLLRPLSVAADHLSSKSLQDIQSNIPAPT, from the coding sequence ATGGTGATTCGGGGGAAGCAGCTCAGCCGCAGCGAGCTGTTCCTGCTGTGCCTTTTTCTGGGTCTGTCATTGGAAGCTTGGGCCGGTAAGATCCGATACACGGTGCCAGAAGAGACAGACAAAGCTTTCTTCGTGGGCAATATCGCTGAAGACCTGGGGCTACAACCTCAGGAGCTCACAGAGCGCAGAGTTCGCATCATCTCTAGAGGTAGGACGCAGCTTTTTGCTCTCAACCCTCGAAGTGGCAGCTTGGTCACAGCGGGCAGAATAGACCGGGAGGAGCTCTGTGCTCAAAGTGTGCAGTGTCTGGTGAGTTTTAACATCTTGGTAGAGGATAAAATGAAGCTTTTCCCTGTTGAAGTGGAAATAATTGATATTAATGACAACACTCCCCAATTTAAGTTAGAAGAAGtggaatttaaaatgaatgaaataactaCTCCAGGTACCAGGATCTCTCTACCTTTGGGGCAAGACCTTGATGTGGGTATGAATTCACTACAGAACTACCAGCTCAGCTCCAATCCTCATTTCTCCCTGGATGTGCAACAGGGAGCTGATGGATCCCAACACCCAGAGATGGTGCTGCAGAGTCCCCTGGATAGGGAAGAAGAAGCTGTGCACCACCTCCTCCTCACGGCCTCTGATGGGGGCAACCCAGTCCGTTCAGGAACCCTCCTCATTCATGTTCAGGTGGTAGATGCAAATGACAACCCCCCAGCATTTACTCAAGCACAGTACCACATGAGTATCCCAGAGAATGTACCACTGGGCACTCGGCTGCTTACAGTAAAAGCTACTGACCCAGATGAAGGAGTCAATGGGGAAGTAACATACTCATTTCACAATATAGACCACAAAATAGCCCAGATATTTCAGCTGGATTCTTACACAGGAGAAATATCAAATAAAGAAGCCTTGGATTTTGAAGAATACAAAATTTATTCAATGGAAATTCAGGCTCAGGATGGTGCAGGCCTCATGGCCAGAGCTAAGGTGTTGGTCAAAGTTCTGGACATAAATGATAATGCCCCAGAGGTGACCATGACCTCTGTCACCACTTCAGTCCCAGAAAACTTTCCTCCTGGAGCTATAATTGCTCTTATCAGTGTGCATGACCAGGACTCTGGAGGCAATGGTGAGATTACATGTTCCATTCCTGGAAATCTACCCTTTAAATTAGAAACGCTGGATGATAATTATTACCATTTAGTGACAGAAAGAACACTGGACAGAGAACTTACCTCCAGGTACAACATCACAGTAACAGCAACAGATCAGGGAATTCCAGCTCTATCTACTGAAACCCACATTTCACTGCAAGTGACAGATATCAACGACAACCCTCCTGTTTTCCCCCAGGACTCCTACTCTAccttcattttggaaaacaatccCCGAGgtgcctccctcttctctgcaACAGCCCACGATGCAGACAGCAATGAGAATGCACAGGTCACTTACTCCTTGGTGGAGGACACCATCCAGGGGACACCTCTGACCTCATATGTTTCCATCAACTCAGACACTGGTGTCTTATATGCCCTGCGTTCCTTCGACTATGAACAGTTCCAGGACATTCAACTGAGAGTGATGGCGTGTGACAGGGGGGACCCTCCACTCAGCAGCAATGTGTCGCTGAGCCTGTTCGTGCTGGACCAGAATGACAATGCGCCGGAAGTCCTctaccccaccctccccactgaCGGTTCCACCGGCGTGGAGCTGGCACCCCGATCCACAGAACCCGGCTATCTGGTCACCAAGGTGGTGGCGGTGGACAGAGACTCTGGCCAGAACGCCTGGCTGTCCTACCGCCTGCTCAAGGCCAGCGAGCCAGGGCTCTTCGCGGTGGGGCTGCACACGGGCGAGGTGCGCACGGCGCGGGCCCTGCTGGACAGAGACGCGCTCAAGCAGAGCCTGGTGGTGGCGGTGCGGGACCACGGCCAGCCCCCTCTCTCGGCCACCGTCACGCTCACCGTGGCCGTGGCCGACAGCATCCCGGACGTCCTGGCCGATCTGGGCAGCATCAGGACCCCCGGCGACCCAGACGATTCGGACCTCACGCTCTACCTGGTGGTGGCGGTGGCCGCAGTGTCCTGCGTCTTCCTCGCCTTTGTCATCGTGCTGCTGGCGCTCAGGCTGAGGCGCTGGCACGCGTCGCGCCTGCTCCAGGCTTCAGGAGGCGGGCTGGTGGGCGTGCCGGCCTCGCACTTTGTGGCCGTGGACGGGGTGCGGGCTTTCCTGCAGACCTATTCGCATGAGGTCTCGCTCACCGCGGACTCGCGGGAGAGTCACGTGATCTTCCCCCAGCCCAACTATGTGGACACGCTCATCAGCCAGGAGAGCTGTGGGAAAAGCGAGCCTCTTCTGATAACTCAGGATTTACTtgaagacaaaaaggaaacattttctcaG
- the LOC100466380 gene encoding protocadherin gamma-A1 isoform X16, giving the protein MVIRGKQLSRSELFLLCLFLGLSLEAWAGKIRYTVPEETDKAFFVGNIAEDLGLQPQELTERRVRIISRGRTQLFALNPRSGSLVTAGRIDREELCAQSVQCLVSFNILVEDKMKLFPVEVEIIDINDNTPQFKLEEVEFKMNEITTPGTRISLPLGQDLDVGMNSLQNYQLSSNPHFSLDVQQGADGSQHPEMVLQSPLDREEEAVHHLLLTASDGGNPVRSGTLLIHVQVVDANDNPPAFTQAQYHMSIPENVPLGTRLLTVKATDPDEGVNGEVTYSFHNIDHKIAQIFQLDSYTGEISNKEALDFEEYKIYSMEIQAQDGAGLMARAKVLVKVLDINDNAPEVTMTSVTTSVPENFPPGAIIALISVHDQDSGGNGEITCSIPGNLPFKLETLDDNYYHLVTERTLDRELTSRYNITVTATDQGIPALSTETHISLQVTDINDNPPVFPQDSYSTFILENNPRGASLFSATAHDADSNENAQVTYSLVEDTIQGTPLTSYVSINSDTGVLYALRSFDYEQFQDIQLRVMACDRGDPPLSSNVSLSLFVLDQNDNAPEVLYPTLPTDGSTGVELAPRSTEPGYLVTKVVAVDRDSGQNAWLSYRLLKASEPGLFAVGLHTGEVRTARALLDRDALKQSLVVAVRDHGQPPLSATVTLTVAVADSIPDVLADLGSIRTPGDPDDSDLTLYLVVAVAAVSCVFLAFVIVLLALRLRRWHASRLLQASGGGLVGVPASHFVAVDGVRAFLQTYSHEVSLTADSRESHVIFPQPNYVDTLISQESCGKSEPLLITQDLLEDKKETFSQRETASKRGNTSRGSRRGSRRSLMWGSIPECQDHALSRCPEPKADA; this is encoded by the coding sequence ATGGTGATTCGGGGGAAGCAGCTCAGCCGCAGCGAGCTGTTCCTGCTGTGCCTTTTTCTGGGTCTGTCATTGGAAGCTTGGGCCGGTAAGATCCGATACACGGTGCCAGAAGAGACAGACAAAGCTTTCTTCGTGGGCAATATCGCTGAAGACCTGGGGCTACAACCTCAGGAGCTCACAGAGCGCAGAGTTCGCATCATCTCTAGAGGTAGGACGCAGCTTTTTGCTCTCAACCCTCGAAGTGGCAGCTTGGTCACAGCGGGCAGAATAGACCGGGAGGAGCTCTGTGCTCAAAGTGTGCAGTGTCTGGTGAGTTTTAACATCTTGGTAGAGGATAAAATGAAGCTTTTCCCTGTTGAAGTGGAAATAATTGATATTAATGACAACACTCCCCAATTTAAGTTAGAAGAAGtggaatttaaaatgaatgaaataactaCTCCAGGTACCAGGATCTCTCTACCTTTGGGGCAAGACCTTGATGTGGGTATGAATTCACTACAGAACTACCAGCTCAGCTCCAATCCTCATTTCTCCCTGGATGTGCAACAGGGAGCTGATGGATCCCAACACCCAGAGATGGTGCTGCAGAGTCCCCTGGATAGGGAAGAAGAAGCTGTGCACCACCTCCTCCTCACGGCCTCTGATGGGGGCAACCCAGTCCGTTCAGGAACCCTCCTCATTCATGTTCAGGTGGTAGATGCAAATGACAACCCCCCAGCATTTACTCAAGCACAGTACCACATGAGTATCCCAGAGAATGTACCACTGGGCACTCGGCTGCTTACAGTAAAAGCTACTGACCCAGATGAAGGAGTCAATGGGGAAGTAACATACTCATTTCACAATATAGACCACAAAATAGCCCAGATATTTCAGCTGGATTCTTACACAGGAGAAATATCAAATAAAGAAGCCTTGGATTTTGAAGAATACAAAATTTATTCAATGGAAATTCAGGCTCAGGATGGTGCAGGCCTCATGGCCAGAGCTAAGGTGTTGGTCAAAGTTCTGGACATAAATGATAATGCCCCAGAGGTGACCATGACCTCTGTCACCACTTCAGTCCCAGAAAACTTTCCTCCTGGAGCTATAATTGCTCTTATCAGTGTGCATGACCAGGACTCTGGAGGCAATGGTGAGATTACATGTTCCATTCCTGGAAATCTACCCTTTAAATTAGAAACGCTGGATGATAATTATTACCATTTAGTGACAGAAAGAACACTGGACAGAGAACTTACCTCCAGGTACAACATCACAGTAACAGCAACAGATCAGGGAATTCCAGCTCTATCTACTGAAACCCACATTTCACTGCAAGTGACAGATATCAACGACAACCCTCCTGTTTTCCCCCAGGACTCCTACTCTAccttcattttggaaaacaatccCCGAGgtgcctccctcttctctgcaACAGCCCACGATGCAGACAGCAATGAGAATGCACAGGTCACTTACTCCTTGGTGGAGGACACCATCCAGGGGACACCTCTGACCTCATATGTTTCCATCAACTCAGACACTGGTGTCTTATATGCCCTGCGTTCCTTCGACTATGAACAGTTCCAGGACATTCAACTGAGAGTGATGGCGTGTGACAGGGGGGACCCTCCACTCAGCAGCAATGTGTCGCTGAGCCTGTTCGTGCTGGACCAGAATGACAATGCGCCGGAAGTCCTctaccccaccctccccactgaCGGTTCCACCGGCGTGGAGCTGGCACCCCGATCCACAGAACCCGGCTATCTGGTCACCAAGGTGGTGGCGGTGGACAGAGACTCTGGCCAGAACGCCTGGCTGTCCTACCGCCTGCTCAAGGCCAGCGAGCCAGGGCTCTTCGCGGTGGGGCTGCACACGGGCGAGGTGCGCACGGCGCGGGCCCTGCTGGACAGAGACGCGCTCAAGCAGAGCCTGGTGGTGGCGGTGCGGGACCACGGCCAGCCCCCTCTCTCGGCCACCGTCACGCTCACCGTGGCCGTGGCCGACAGCATCCCGGACGTCCTGGCCGATCTGGGCAGCATCAGGACCCCCGGCGACCCAGACGATTCGGACCTCACGCTCTACCTGGTGGTGGCGGTGGCCGCAGTGTCCTGCGTCTTCCTCGCCTTTGTCATCGTGCTGCTGGCGCTCAGGCTGAGGCGCTGGCACGCGTCGCGCCTGCTCCAGGCTTCAGGAGGCGGGCTGGTGGGCGTGCCGGCCTCGCACTTTGTGGCCGTGGACGGGGTGCGGGCTTTCCTGCAGACCTATTCGCATGAGGTCTCGCTCACCGCGGACTCGCGGGAGAGTCACGTGATCTTCCCCCAGCCCAACTATGTGGACACGCTCATCAGCCAGGAGAGCTGTGGGAAAAGCGAGCCTCTTCTGATAACTCAGGATTTACTtgaagacaaaaaggaaacattttctcaG
- the LOC100466380 gene encoding protocadherin gamma-A1 isoform X18, producing the protein MVIRGKQLSRSELFLLCLFLGLSLEAWAGKIRYTVPEETDKAFFVGNIAEDLGLQPQELTERRVRIISRGRTQLFALNPRSGSLVTAGRIDREELCAQSVQCLVSFNILVEDKMKLFPVEVEIIDINDNTPQFKLEEVEFKMNEITTPGTRISLPLGQDLDVGMNSLQNYQLSSNPHFSLDVQQGADGSQHPEMVLQSPLDREEEAVHHLLLTASDGGNPVRSGTLLIHVQVVDANDNPPAFTQAQYHMSIPENVPLGTRLLTVKATDPDEGVNGEVTYSFHNIDHKIAQIFQLDSYTGEISNKEALDFEEYKIYSMEIQAQDGAGLMARAKVLVKVLDINDNAPEVTMTSVTTSVPENFPPGAIIALISVHDQDSGGNGEITCSIPGNLPFKLETLDDNYYHLVTERTLDRELTSRYNITVTATDQGIPALSTETHISLQVTDINDNPPVFPQDSYSTFILENNPRGASLFSATAHDADSNENAQVTYSLVEDTIQGTPLTSYVSINSDTGVLYALRSFDYEQFQDIQLRVMACDRGDPPLSSNVSLSLFVLDQNDNAPEVLYPTLPTDGSTGVELAPRSTEPGYLVTKVVAVDRDSGQNAWLSYRLLKASEPGLFAVGLHTGEVRTARALLDRDALKQSLVVAVRDHGQPPLSATVTLTVAVADSIPDVLADLGSIRTPGDPDDSDLTLYLVVAVAAVSCVFLAFVIVLLALRLRRWHASRLLQASGGGLVGVPASHFVAVDGVRAFLQTYSHEVSLTADSRESHVIFPQPNYVDTLISQESCGKSEPLLITQDLLEDKKETFSQPADQRREMSTRCWLQKMNSKSLRHEL; encoded by the exons ATGGTGATTCGGGGGAAGCAGCTCAGCCGCAGCGAGCTGTTCCTGCTGTGCCTTTTTCTGGGTCTGTCATTGGAAGCTTGGGCCGGTAAGATCCGATACACGGTGCCAGAAGAGACAGACAAAGCTTTCTTCGTGGGCAATATCGCTGAAGACCTGGGGCTACAACCTCAGGAGCTCACAGAGCGCAGAGTTCGCATCATCTCTAGAGGTAGGACGCAGCTTTTTGCTCTCAACCCTCGAAGTGGCAGCTTGGTCACAGCGGGCAGAATAGACCGGGAGGAGCTCTGTGCTCAAAGTGTGCAGTGTCTGGTGAGTTTTAACATCTTGGTAGAGGATAAAATGAAGCTTTTCCCTGTTGAAGTGGAAATAATTGATATTAATGACAACACTCCCCAATTTAAGTTAGAAGAAGtggaatttaaaatgaatgaaataactaCTCCAGGTACCAGGATCTCTCTACCTTTGGGGCAAGACCTTGATGTGGGTATGAATTCACTACAGAACTACCAGCTCAGCTCCAATCCTCATTTCTCCCTGGATGTGCAACAGGGAGCTGATGGATCCCAACACCCAGAGATGGTGCTGCAGAGTCCCCTGGATAGGGAAGAAGAAGCTGTGCACCACCTCCTCCTCACGGCCTCTGATGGGGGCAACCCAGTCCGTTCAGGAACCCTCCTCATTCATGTTCAGGTGGTAGATGCAAATGACAACCCCCCAGCATTTACTCAAGCACAGTACCACATGAGTATCCCAGAGAATGTACCACTGGGCACTCGGCTGCTTACAGTAAAAGCTACTGACCCAGATGAAGGAGTCAATGGGGAAGTAACATACTCATTTCACAATATAGACCACAAAATAGCCCAGATATTTCAGCTGGATTCTTACACAGGAGAAATATCAAATAAAGAAGCCTTGGATTTTGAAGAATACAAAATTTATTCAATGGAAATTCAGGCTCAGGATGGTGCAGGCCTCATGGCCAGAGCTAAGGTGTTGGTCAAAGTTCTGGACATAAATGATAATGCCCCAGAGGTGACCATGACCTCTGTCACCACTTCAGTCCCAGAAAACTTTCCTCCTGGAGCTATAATTGCTCTTATCAGTGTGCATGACCAGGACTCTGGAGGCAATGGTGAGATTACATGTTCCATTCCTGGAAATCTACCCTTTAAATTAGAAACGCTGGATGATAATTATTACCATTTAGTGACAGAAAGAACACTGGACAGAGAACTTACCTCCAGGTACAACATCACAGTAACAGCAACAGATCAGGGAATTCCAGCTCTATCTACTGAAACCCACATTTCACTGCAAGTGACAGATATCAACGACAACCCTCCTGTTTTCCCCCAGGACTCCTACTCTAccttcattttggaaaacaatccCCGAGgtgcctccctcttctctgcaACAGCCCACGATGCAGACAGCAATGAGAATGCACAGGTCACTTACTCCTTGGTGGAGGACACCATCCAGGGGACACCTCTGACCTCATATGTTTCCATCAACTCAGACACTGGTGTCTTATATGCCCTGCGTTCCTTCGACTATGAACAGTTCCAGGACATTCAACTGAGAGTGATGGCGTGTGACAGGGGGGACCCTCCACTCAGCAGCAATGTGTCGCTGAGCCTGTTCGTGCTGGACCAGAATGACAATGCGCCGGAAGTCCTctaccccaccctccccactgaCGGTTCCACCGGCGTGGAGCTGGCACCCCGATCCACAGAACCCGGCTATCTGGTCACCAAGGTGGTGGCGGTGGACAGAGACTCTGGCCAGAACGCCTGGCTGTCCTACCGCCTGCTCAAGGCCAGCGAGCCAGGGCTCTTCGCGGTGGGGCTGCACACGGGCGAGGTGCGCACGGCGCGGGCCCTGCTGGACAGAGACGCGCTCAAGCAGAGCCTGGTGGTGGCGGTGCGGGACCACGGCCAGCCCCCTCTCTCGGCCACCGTCACGCTCACCGTGGCCGTGGCCGACAGCATCCCGGACGTCCTGGCCGATCTGGGCAGCATCAGGACCCCCGGCGACCCAGACGATTCGGACCTCACGCTCTACCTGGTGGTGGCGGTGGCCGCAGTGTCCTGCGTCTTCCTCGCCTTTGTCATCGTGCTGCTGGCGCTCAGGCTGAGGCGCTGGCACGCGTCGCGCCTGCTCCAGGCTTCAGGAGGCGGGCTGGTGGGCGTGCCGGCCTCGCACTTTGTGGCCGTGGACGGGGTGCGGGCTTTCCTGCAGACCTATTCGCATGAGGTCTCGCTCACCGCGGACTCGCGGGAGAGTCACGTGATCTTCCCCCAGCCCAACTATGTGGACACGCTCATCAGCCAGGAGAGCTGTGGGAAAAGCGAGCCTCTTCTGATAACTCAGGATTTACTtgaagacaaaaaggaaacattttctcaG CCTGCAGaccaaaggagagaaatgagtaCAAGATGCTGGCTTCAGAAAATGAACTCTAAGTCTCTTAGACATGAGCTGTAA